One genomic segment of Pongo abelii isolate AG06213 chromosome 13, NHGRI_mPonAbe1-v2.0_pri, whole genome shotgun sequence includes these proteins:
- the CKS2 gene encoding cyclin-dependent kinases regulatory subunit 2, which yields MAHKQIYYSDKYFDEHYEYRHVMLPRELSKQVPKTHLMSEEEWRRLGVQQSLGWVHYMIHEPEPHILLFRRPLPKDQQK from the exons ATGGCCCACAAGCAGATCTACTACTCGGACAAGTACTTCGACGAACACTACGAGTACCG GCATGTTATGTTAcccagagaactttccaaacaaGTACCTAAAACTCATCTGATGTCTGAAGAGGAGTGGAGGAGACTTGGTGTCCAACAGAGTCTAGGCTGGGTTCATTACATGATTCATGAGCCAG AACCACATATTCTTCTGTTTAGACGACCTCTtccaaaagatcaacaaaaatgA